From Borreliella burgdorferi B31:
AGATTTTGTCTATTATTTTTATAATAATCTTTCTTATCACTTAACATTTTGTTATACAAAAATCTTATACATCCAAATACTTTTGAAAAATATTTTTTTTGATTGGTGTTGGGATATATTCTGCACTTATAAGCTTTATTAGCATTCATTATTTTTTATAATTATAATATCATATTTTAACTTGCGTTACAAATTCATCTCCACCTAAATTTCATAGAAATTATAGGTGGAGTATTCTTTGTTATTTTTAGATAAAAATCTTTCGCATCTATATTATGTACAGATAATAATAAAGCTAAAATTAATATTTTAGTATTTAATAATTCTTGAGAAAAGGTAAAATTGGTATATGTTTACTTGTTATAGAAAAATCTATCTTGGTAGGACTTTAAATGTTTAATAAAATAGTGCTTAGATAAACTTGTATATTTACAACAGATTATTTTTGTAGTAAGGTAGGTAAGGAGCATATATGAGGATTTTGGTTGGCGTTTGTATAATAGCATTGGCTTTATTGGGTTGTTATTTGCCTGATAATCAGGAACAAGCTGTTCAAACTTTTTTTGAGAATTCGGAAAGTAGTGATATGGGTTCCGATGAGATTGTTACTGAAGGCATATTTTCTAGTTTAAAATTATATGCGTCTGAACATCGTTTATTGGTTGAGATAAAAAAGACTTTAATTAGTTTAAAAGATCCTAATTATCGTGGTGTAGTACTCCCAGTGAGTGACTATAATGAGGAGTATTTTAATAAATTCTTTCTAGATTTAGGGTCTGAGCAATCTAAAGACCTGATTAAGTTGTTTATTATGGTAAAAAATGAGCAGAACAATAATAAATTTATGCGTATAGTTCGTTGGCTGTATTCATGTATAGAGGAGTTATATTCTCCAGATATTAAGTATTCTGGCGAAGAGGGGAGCCCTGAGTATTATCGTAATATGCCTAGACCCACTGCTTATCAACAATATTTAAAAGTGAAGAGGTATGATTATAATAGACCAGTTCCTATTTTACCTACATAAAATCTGTGAACTCCTAAATAACCAAAAAGTAAGCATAGTAAAAATACTATAAGTTTATTGTAGTTTTCGGTTTGTTTATTTCTGACCCCG
This genomic window contains:
- a CDS encoding P52 family lipoprotein; this encodes MRILVGVCIIALALLGCYLPDNQEQAVQTFFENSESSDMGSDEIVTEGIFSSLKLYASEHRLLVEIKKTLISLKDPNYRGVVLPVSDYNEEYFNKFFLDLGSEQSKDLIKLFIMVKNEQNNNKFMRIVRWLYSCIEELYSPDIKYSGEEGSPEYYRNMPRPTAYQQYLKVKRYDYNRPVPILPT